DNA sequence from the Cellulophaga sp. HaHaR_3_176 genome:
TTCCTATTGCTGAGTTTATAGTTTCTACAGATGCACTTAAACCTAACCTTCTATATAAATGCTCTGCTTTTTGTTTATCTAACGAGGCGGAAAGCGGAGCAAGTGGGGAAGTATTACAATTTATAAAATATTCCATAATATTTTAAGCGTTAAGTTTTTGGTTGTTGGGGAATATAATTTTATATATTTCTATAATTAAATGAGATATATTATATACTATAACTCATTTATTACAATAAAATTACGCAGGTATCAATTTTTCGGACGTTTAAGTACTAATATTTTCGACGAATTACATTACTTAAAATAGTAATATTTAAAATATATGGCTGATCATAACGAATTTGGAAAAATAGGAGAGCAATTAGCGGTTGATTTTTTAATTAAAAAAGGTTTCAAAATTAAACATAGAAACTATCGATATTTAAAAGCTGAAATTGATGTTATAGCGCAGGTTTCTAATCAGTTAGTTGTGGTAGAAGTAAAGGCTAGAGCCTCTGGTTTTATAGGTGATTTGAAAGATATGATACCAAAGAAGAAAAGAGATTTATTAGTGCTTGCTGCGAACAATTATGTAATTGAAAAAAATATAGATTTAGAAATTAGGTTTGATGTAATAACCATTGTTAAAGAAAATGGGACTTATACAATTGACCATATTGAAGATGCTTTTTATTTTTTTTAAGGATTTGTTTTATTTATAACAATTTGTTATATTTGCATCTCACAACAAGTACACATGAAAACAATATCTTCTGTAGTAGAGAACTACATTAAAAAGAAACCATTTTTGCAAAGTGCTCTTGCACAAGGAATTATTAATCTTACTTCTTTATCAAGAATTGTTAAACCAGAAATTGAATCAGAATTAGGTAAAGACATTCGTAATGGAGCAATAGTAATGGCTTTAAAAAGACTTTCTGATGATTTAGAGTTTAGAGCAACTCATAAAATTATAAAAGTTTTAAAAAACATTGGTGAAATCACAGTTCGTTCTTCATTAACTGATTTTACATTTTTATTATCAGATTCAATTCTAGAAAATCAACGTTTACTACTTAAAGAAGTAAATAAAGATAAAGATGTTTTTTACACATCTTCGAGAGGGGTTAACGAATTAAACATAGTAGTAAGTAACAGTCTTGATAAAACTGTTGAAGAATTGTTTGAATCAGAACGCTGTACTCAAAAAGCAGAAAACTTATCTTCTATTACAGTTAAATTACCTTCTGAAAACGTATCTGTACCAGGTATTTATTACTTTATATTTCAGCGTTTAGCTTGGGAGGGTATTGTGCTTTATGAAGTTATATCAACAACCAACGAGTTTACTATTTTAGTAGATGATGAACATGTTGATATTGCTTTTAAAACAATAAAAGATTTAAAAAGTTTATAATTAATATTTGATGCGGTTAGTAGATTTTTTCTAAAAATTCTACTACCGCTTTATCATCTTCTGGTTTTGCAATAATTCTTTTGTCTTTATCTAGAATATAATATGTTGGTGTTGAGTGAATATCATATAAATCAGCATATTCACTATCCCATTTTCCTAAAGAAATAGCATGTTCAAAACCTTCTAACTTTTTTGTTTCTAATTTCCAGTTTACAGTGTCATCTTCTAAACCAACAGCAATAATTTTTATAGCTGCATTATTTTTTAATTCTTTATGCAATGCAGGTAATTCTTTTAAGCAATGGCCGCATGTACTACTCCAAAAAATTAAAACATAGTTTGTAGCATCTTTTAAGGTGCTTAGTTTTTTTAAATCGCTACCATTCTTCCAAGTTAATTCAGGAGCTAAAACACCTAAT
Encoded proteins:
- a CDS encoding YraN family protein — protein: MADHNEFGKIGEQLAVDFLIKKGFKIKHRNYRYLKAEIDVIAQVSNQLVVVEVKARASGFIGDLKDMIPKKKRDLLVLAANNYVIEKNIDLEIRFDVITIVKENGTYTIDHIEDAFYFF
- a CDS encoding aspartate kinase; protein product: MKTISSVVENYIKKKPFLQSALAQGIINLTSLSRIVKPEIESELGKDIRNGAIVMALKRLSDDLEFRATHKIIKVLKNIGEITVRSSLTDFTFLLSDSILENQRLLLKEVNKDKDVFYTSSRGVNELNIVVSNSLDKTVEELFESERCTQKAENLSSITVKLPSENVSVPGIYYFIFQRLAWEGIVLYEVISTTNEFTILVDDEHVDIAFKTIKDLKSL